A single genomic interval of Oncorhynchus gorbuscha isolate QuinsamMale2020 ecotype Even-year linkage group LG25, OgorEven_v1.0, whole genome shotgun sequence harbors:
- the LOC124014518 gene encoding uncharacterized protein LOC124014518 has translation MSTWQVMFQQEGQQLTPMSPSEARELGYVFYLTQGRLVFRSPYTPGSVMGSVTMVNGTLVEVVYLILVSRQRWMVIMVNLVVACSTDEGMYDGAGLVWQTPTLLSPLVSGLSGLESIKISMGVDGQLLDEPITAERGYSLDISDTTVQISIPFNAAGGYRKSLVMDNMYHEFYVVRLYYEQIFMDDSGVETRLRLHRPMNTPLLIQHLSIINQTVLEDRVFTVYLGNLSYDVDLVAVKLNGHKFTILEANKSGLFITMVPQPNSTLHAYILRVPFDAVIHKLYPTEGLLEYSLDINYTLVILPQAEPYFYLASVVAQFNDVFPPVFKGVCNEKSIRFQMDHKPFDYLWEVGVGPHILTTNLAAKRGYVMRNDSKSLTLEVPLFSVGYTYKDINLKQFRGTFEILSRAPKTLEVKSSLAKACLFQTTEVIVCSTEGVMTVVSVILAIPGSEPIRSSLLDSNCRPQEMDDTRVLFSFRLDTCGTRVQFDYQHLTYENEITVEHTSQSVEAPVSTRVTVRCVYPLSGLYKLFAYRRFEADSPGFGTILTRVPVKN, from the exons GGGAGGCTAGTGTTCCGTTCACCCTACACGCCAGGGTCTGTCATGGGGTCTGTAACCATG GTGAATGGTACGTTGGTTGAGGTGGTCTATCTGATACTAGTCTCCAGGCAGAGATGGATGGTCATCATGGTGAACTTGGTGGTTGCTTGCAGCACTG ATGAAGGAATGTATGATGGGGCGGGGCTGGTCTGGCAGACCCCCACTCTGCTGTCCCCGCTGGTCTCTGGCCTCTCTGGGTTGGAGAGCATCAAGATCTCAATGGGGGTGGATGGTCAGCTCCTGGATGAGCCCATCACAGCAGAGCGAGGCTACAGCCTGGATATAAGTGACACCACTGTCCAGATCAGCATCCCCTTCAATGCTGCCGGAGGATACAGAAAA AGCCTTGTGATGGACAACATGTACCATGAGTTCTATGTGGTCCGTCTCTACTATGAACAAATCTTCATGGATGACAGTGGTGTGGAGACCAGACTCCGCCTCCACAGGCCCATGAACACACCCCTTCTGATCCAGCACCTCTCCATCATTAACC AAACAGTCCTTGAGGATCGTGTGTTTACTGTTTACCTGGGGAACCTCTCCTACGATGTTGACCTGGTGGCTGTGAAGCTCAATGGTCACAAATTCACCATACTAGAGGCGAATAAAAGTGGCCTCTTCATAACCATGGTCCCCCAGCCCAATAGTACCCTACATGCCTACATTCTCAGGGTGCCATTTGATGCCGTTATTCACAAGCTG TACCCTACAGAGGGGCTTCTCGAATACTCGTTGGACATCAACTACACGTTGGTCATCCTGCCTCAGGCGGAGCCGTACTTCTACCTGGCCTCAGTCGTGGCTCAGTTCAATGATGTCT TTCCTCCGGTCTTCAAAGGCGTCTGCAACGAGAAAAGCATCAGATTCCAGATGGACCATAAGCCGTTTGACTACCTGTGGGAGGTGGGTGTTGGCCCTCACATTCTGACCACAAATCTGGCAGCCAAGCGGGGCTACGTTATGCGGAATGACAGCAAGAGTCTGACCCTGGAAGTGCCCCTCTTCTCTGTTGGCTACACTTATAAG GACATCAATTTGAAGCAGTTCCGTGGCACTTTTGAAATTCTCTCAAGAGCTCCGAAGACCTTGGAGGTCAAGAGCTCCTTGGCCAAAGCGTGTCTATTCCAGACCACTGAGGTCATAG TGTGTTCCACTGAAGGTGTGATGACAGTGGTGTCTGTGATTTTGGCCATCCCTGGATCTGAACCCATCAGATCCTCCCTCCTGGACTCCAACTGCAGGCCTCAAGAGATGGATGACACCAGGGTTCTCTTTAGCTTTAGACTTGACACCTGTGGAACCAGGGTCCAG TTTGATTACCAGCACCTTACCTATGAAAATGAGATCACCGTTGAGCATACAAGCCAATCAGTGGAAGCACCAGTCTCAACCAG GGTGACTGTGCGGTGTGTCTATCCACTGAGTGGCCTTTACAAGCTGTTTGCGTATCGGCGGTTTGAAGCAGACTCGCCAGGATTTGGCACCATCTTGACTAGAGTCCCTGTAAA gaaCTAA